In Nocardioides jishulii, the DNA window TCAGGGTTTTCGCCCACCAGCGGGGCGTTTACCCAACGCGACGGAGGGCCCTGACGCCTATCCGGCCAGCGTGCCGCCGAAGACCTGCCAGGCAAGGAGTGACTTGGCGACCAGGCTCAGGACGATGTAGATCGTCTCGCCGAACAGGTAGTCGCCCCACCTCCCCCGGGCTCGGTACTGCAGCCACTGGTTGAGGGCGAAGATGTTGAAGAAGACGAAGAGCGAGACGACGATCGCGTAGACGAACCCGGGTGGGGTCGCGTCGGACGGCGACTGCGGCGCGACCACGTAGACCAGGACCGCGATCCACGGGACCGCCCCTGCGATGCACCCGAACCCGAACGGCAACCATCCGCCCCCGCCGACCTGCTCGTACTTCTCCTGCACCCAGCCGAAGAAGATCATCGAGGCATTCACGCCCGCGATGGCCAGGAGGGCCGTCACGTCCGAGATCCCGACCAGCTGGGCGATCACCACCATCATCAGCGATGACGACAGGGAGTACTCGACCCAGCGAGCCCGGTTGATCCCGCGCGCCAGGTCGGCCACGTAGCGGCGCCACCACACCGACGAGACCACCAGGTGGGCGACGGCGGAGAGGGCGAGGAACGCCGCCACCGCCGGGCCGGTCGGGAGGTCGAACAGGACGGTGGGCGCCTGCGGCGCAGTGCCCGGTGGACCGGCCAGGTAGCTCGCCGTGACGGGGAGGGCGAAGTCGGTGGCCAGGACCACCACCGCCACGGCCTGCGCCACGTGGAGGGCAGCCGCCCCCAGGTTGAAGGCACGCAGCCGACGCTGACGCGCCTCAGGAACTGCCACGGTGGGACGGCTCATGCCTCACCGTAGCGGCCCGGCGGGCGTAGCGGCACCCCCTCTTCAGACCAGCGCAAGGACCTGCTCAGGGCCCTGTACGCCGCCCGCGACGAACGCCCGGCGACCGGCACGACCTAGGCTCGGTCGCAGCCTTCCCGATCACCCGATGAACCGAGGACCCATGCCCGCCAGCCGCTCCGCCCGCGAACGCAAGGCCCAGGTCTCCGCCGGCCCCTTGGCCGACGTGAAGATCGAGGTCGGGCCCGACGACCAGTTCGTCTACAAGATCCACTGCACCGAGTGCACGAGTCCGCGACCGGGCACCGGAGAGCGGCAGTGGGGCACCCACCGCCGCGGCGAGGACAACGGCTACATGGCGGCCATGGACCGGTGGATCTTCCACCTCGCCGACCGCCATCCTGACGCCGACGCACCGTGCCTCGCCTACCTGCCCCAGGCCCAGCAGCGGTTGCAAGAGCGGCGTACGCCCCCCTCCGCCTGAGGAGTCTCCCGACGCTCGAGGCATGACTCGGCCCCAAGTGGGGAACGAGACCGGCGTTACCCCTCGCCGCGTCCAGACGGGTCGCGGCGGCGAACACTCGGGAGACATCATGGCCAAGAAGATCGGATTCCTCCTCGGAATGGGCACCGGATACGTCCTGGGCGCTCGCGCTGGACGTGAGCGCTACGAGCAGATCGCCAGCAAGGCCCGCGGCCTGTGGCGCGACCCCCGGGTCCAGGCCAAGGCGGAGCAGGCGCAGAGCCTCGCCAAGGAGAAGGCGGGGCAGGCCGGCAGCACCGCGAAGGAGAAGGCGGGCGTGGCTGGTCAGGCGGTCAAGGAGAAGGCGGGGCAGGCCACACACTCCGCCAAGGACAAGATGAGCCGCAGCGACTCCTCGTCCGACTCCGCCACGACGAGCAGCACCACGGCCGGCAGCACGAGCGGCACCGGCGCCCCCGCGAGCACCACCATCCCGCCGCGGCCGCCCTCTCCGCCCACCAGCACCGGCAGCCCGACGACCAACGACCCGGCCACGCCCTCGGGCAAGCTGCCGCCCCACACGGGTGGCCCCGGTGGGACCCTGTCATGAGCCACCAGGACCCGTCCGTCAGCCACGTGACCGGGAGTCCAGCGGCCACCGGGCACGACCCCACGACCGGCGAGCTCGTCTCGCAGCTGTCGAACGAGGTCTCCCGGCTCGTCCGTGACGAGTTCCGGCTCGCCCAGGTCGAGGTCACGGGCAAGGCCAAGAAGGCCGGCGTGGGCCTGGGCATGTTCGGCGCCGCGGGCATCATCGCGCTCTACGGGGTCGGGGTGCTTCTCGCAGCCATCGTCCTCGCGCTGGCGCTCGTGATGGACACCTGGCTCGCGGCGCTGATCGTCGCAGTCGTGCTCCTCGTCGTGGCGGCCATCAACGCCTTGATGGGCAAGAAGCGCGTCGATGCGGCCTCTCCCCCGGTCCCGACCCGAGCCATGGCCGGAGTCAAGGAGGACGTTGACACGGTGCGCCACCCCGGGGACCACCACTGAGCCGCCCGGCCTCCCACGAAACAGCTCACTTCTAGGAGTCCCTGATGAGTGAATCCACCCCTCCCACTCCCGACGGCGGCCGCCACCGCCAGACTGACCCCACCGACGACGATCCGCAGGTCGCCGCCCTCCAGGCCGACATCGACCAGGCACGCGAGGAGCTGGCAGAGACCGTCGACCAGCTCCACGCCAAGCTGGACGTGAAGGCGCGGGCTTCGGCGAGCGCCCAGGACACGGCCGCGAAGGCCAAGGAGAAGGTCCTCGACGACCAGGGCAAACCGCGTCCGGAAGCCCTCGGCGCGGTCGTCGCCGGCGTCCTCGTGGTCATCGTGGTGGTCATGCTCAAACGACGCTCGCGGCGGCGTACGTCGTCGAGGTGGAACTGATGTTCGGACTCGGCAAGTCGGGCGACAAGGACACCGCCGGGAAGTCGCACCAGAGTCTCGCCACCGCGAGCGACCGGGCGCACGACCGTCCCGACGACCCCGGGCCCGACAGCAAGGACAGCGCGCTCGACCACGCGCCCAGCCACGAGCACGACGCGG includes these proteins:
- the heR gene encoding heliorhodopsin HeR; this translates as MSRPTVAVPEARQRRLRAFNLGAAALHVAQAVAVVVLATDFALPVTASYLAGPPGTAPQAPTVLFDLPTGPAVAAFLALSAVAHLVVSSVWWRRYVADLARGINRARWVEYSLSSSLMMVVIAQLVGISDVTALLAIAGVNASMIFFGWVQEKYEQVGGGGWLPFGFGCIAGAVPWIAVLVYVVAPQSPSDATPPGFVYAIVVSLFVFFNIFALNQWLQYRARGRWGDYLFGETIYIVLSLVAKSLLAWQVFGGTLAG
- a CDS encoding phage holin family protein — its product is MSHQDPSVSHVTGSPAATGHDPTTGELVSQLSNEVSRLVRDEFRLAQVEVTGKAKKAGVGLGMFGAAGIIALYGVGVLLAAIVLALALVMDTWLAALIVAVVLLVVAAINALMGKKRVDAASPPVPTRAMAGVKEDVDTVRHPGDHH
- a CDS encoding DUF3618 domain-containing protein, with the protein product MSESTPPTPDGGRHRQTDPTDDDPQVAALQADIDQAREELAETVDQLHAKLDVKARASASAQDTAAKAKEKVLDDQGKPRPEALGAVVAGVLVVIVVVMLKRRSRRRTSSRWN